The following DNA comes from Tachypleus tridentatus isolate NWPU-2018 chromosome 9, ASM421037v1, whole genome shotgun sequence.
cttgggctactcttttaccaatgaatagtgggatttaccgtaacattatagcgcccccacggctgaaagggcgagcatgtttgacgcaatggggatgcgaacccgcgaccctcagagtacgagtcgcaagccttaacacgcttggccatgccaggcctaaatgtTTGTTAATGAAGTAATTGTGGATATACGctttaataaacaaatgaaaatttaataataaaaacattacagtattgttgttgttacccATTGTTTAGTGTTTTTAACTAAGTTTAATGAGTTTCAAACGGAATAGTTTGCTGtggtttaaatatattcaaaaaagtatttgaaatctAGGCACATAATCGAATTTTTAACTTTCCGGAGAATTAttgttgttatgtttttctttttaacacagaATTACACTGTGTTATCTTTGCAAATAATCGCATCCTGGAATCCAGCACTGTGAGTCTATAAACGTACCACTGATCTACCAGGGGAACGTTTCGTAggatacagaaaataataataacttcaatTCCAAAAATGTAACTTGTGAAGTGTCACGAaaattgtaatgtaaaaaaacacaactatTTGATAGTGCTACATTTCTTATAGAATGTTAAATTCAAAAGCAGTTTCTATGAActtctaattaattatatttagcgAGACTAAAAAAATGAATGATTTAATGGGAATATTCTTCTTAATACATTCTCCAATACAtttacttttagaatttttaggTTTTATCATTTTTCCAAGAAAAGGAAAGCAACATTTAGAAGATGAAATATtagtatttataaagtaaactataaatatcaaacttatcCAATGAAATAACTCTCTCCTGAATTTAATCAGTTAATACATTTAGAGAAAAATTCCACCAGTTTCAGAAATgtgaatttacattttataaaaaaatcagaaaagaGATACTAAGTTACAAATTACTCACTAAACCATaagtacataaaattatatacCCTTCCTAAAATTGGacccaaaataaagaaaacttacaaaaaatatttcaaacttgctTCTAAAATTTAATCTAAAATGCAGCACAAACTAATAGAAGAGTCTACTAACAGCAAAAACCTGTGGCAAACATATTAATATTCACCCACCCACAAAGTAAAACCCTTCAATGACACAacagtaagtcttcggacttataacgctacacCCAAGTTTCGATAGCAgtggtggacatagcacagatGGTCCTGtgtgaatatttgtatttaagcacaaacaaacaaaaacgtacaTGATGTAAAGAAAAAACCCTGTTAATTCTTCAACCAAATCTTCGTAGTCATTTTCGGGCAAAACAGTCGGTTACAGTAAAAACAGGAATGTAACACTCGAATGTAAAGAGATTATGACTTTGGTTAATGCATGGTTAGCGATTCATAACGTAAAATTATTTGTGGATAGAATCGTTGTCTATAAATTTACCAGTATACAATAAGTTAATCCAAGACAGAGCATTACATTAACTGCCAATAACAAAAGATAAATCATTCTATAAACAGCATAGATTCTATCAACATATGTAAAGATATTCAAACTTCATACAAATACACTCATGTATATGTGATAGAAATTCACATGAATAAATGGATTCACTTATCCTTttccaagataaaacaaaaaagaagggATCagtaaaactactactagacgggtatatttggttgttgtttgttgttgttttgaattaagcacaaagctacacaatgggctatctgtgctctgcccaccacgggtatcgtaacccggtttttagcattgtaagttcgcagacataccgctgagccactggggggctggtATAGTTGGAGAAATATGTTAAGAGCTGTCCAGCATATCAGATAGCCGGTTACGGAGGCATGAAAGTAAAACACCCATTGGTGGTTGGTTTATCAATTATTAGTAAACCCTTTTGTTCCGTTAGTGCCACTATTATGGGACAATTCTTAGTAACAGAGAAAtggaataattatatattctgacaaaagtttattttgtcaCTAGTGCTACTGTTTCACCatgtttaatgttaatttcataGGTCAGATTTATGAAAAATTCTTATCTGATTTAGGTAGCAATTTTTGACTGAAGATAATAGAAGAATTATGGAAGTTGACAAGTGTAAAAATGAAGCACACTAGTAGAACCTAAACAAATGAGATGTATGAGAGACATAATGGGACTTTTAACGTCATTGGATGTGTGAGAAAGATAGTGGGTCAATTAAGGCCATGGGATGTGTGAGAGAGAAAATGAGATAATTTAGGACAAAGGATATGTGAAAAAGATAACTGACCATTTAAGATCATGAAATATATGAGAGAGATAATGGAAAAATTATGACCATGGAATGTGTGTGAGAGATATAATGGGACAAGTAAGGCCATGGAATGTGTGTGAGAGATAATGAGACAAGTAAGGCCATGGAATGTGTAAGAGAGATAATATGACAATTAAGACCATGGGTGGGATGTAGGAGAGAGATAATGGGTCAATTAAGGCCATACTAAGAGTAATGGTTCAAGAGAATTCTTTTGATTGGAGGAATATGATATTTCCTTTTGTGCTATTTGAATATCGAGAAGTCCCTCAAGTTACGACAGGATTTCCACTTTTAGAGGTATTATATGGTTGAGATATTAATGATCCATACCAGAGAACGAAAACCTAAGGTGAATCAGTCAGTTGCACTATTGGCTATAGCACCTGAAAATAGAATAATAGCGAGGAGGACAGACCTCTTCTCTGTAATTAATCGTGTAGGCAAAGTGACATATTATAAGATAGGTGTAGAAGATGGAAAAGTATTGGAACCAACGTATCATGTAAATATGCCATAGTATATTAAAGTCGCACCTAAGACTTGTGGAATGACACGTTTAGATGCTAGTAGTAATAGTAACGAAAGTGAACATGAAACTCTCTTATATCCTTATGAATAGGTAAAGCATGTTAGAATATTTGAAGGATTAATTCCTAACTAACAGGAAGTGCATGAGATTGTAAGAGATTATGAAGGCGTATTTGTGTTGAAGTACCAGGGCAGACTTTGTTGGTTAAGCACACTATAAACATAACCACTAATGTTATGGTAAAACAATCCTGAGTAGTAAAGATGGACTGGAGAAGACGAATGGTATTTCCCAACTAATTGTATACGgatataaaatattgtgaattatGATGTAGTATATGTAAAGACAATGaaactattgttattgttattattatcagtGCTCAACAAAAGGTTGTGAACTAGGATATAGTACATGTAAAGACAAtgaaactattgttgtttttatcagcGCTCCACAAAAGACTATGAATTGTGAAAGAAGAGTGTGATAATACGCCGGAGTTTCGGAGTCTGATATAAAATATGGATTAGAAGGAAACACGACTGACATTGAATACAATCAATATCGGTGAATGTCTTCAGAAAAATATCGTTTGAAACTGAGGGAGATGAGAAAGCGGCCTGCTTTTGGTTAGTCTTCATGTAATCGGACCTTTTCTCTAGGTTCAGCAGGATTGGATATTACAAGACGCACTTTTGTTGTGGAAAGTTTCAATTTGATGTACGCAAAACAGGAAGAAAGTGTTCTGTCTAGCGTGGttttgagaagaaaaaaacagACAGGAATTCAACAAAAGAGAAGAATGTCGGGAGATCTGAGAGAAAGAGAACTGATAAACCAAGAAAGTAATATTACGAAACAAATCTATTTCTAATTGTATGTGTTATCGATTACCATAATACACAGTAATGAGTTATGTTTAGATTGATATGAGTCAATTTCTGATAGGGATAAGAATAacgaaaataaagttttgtaggCAAAATTAGGGAAAGCAAAGTGTGATAATAGCACGTTTATAACAATCAGCTTTCAGAgtttaaaacaaaagatattacTTCTgatttattttacgtatttttattttgtccGGATTTTGGAAAGACGTTATAAATGTTAATGTATTGTAcccattttgttatatttactaaactTATGTTACATTGATTTCACTTTATGCTATAGACTGGTGATGTGAAGGAGGACATGCTTCAATTTTTTTCTATGTAACCATCTCTTTCTTGATAGAATTTTTTATTGGCAATGGCTCAACGGTAAATCTCTGGACTTAAGACACTCTaagttgggttttgatacccgtggaggCACAGAAAAAATAGTCCatcatgtaactttgtgtttaacaaaaatcAAAGATTAATCATTCATCTTTAAAGTATGACAAGAACAGAGATGGTGACTAtgacaaaaagttttaaaaacaggtTTTTGGACAcgttaatgattaattttaataaaatcacgTATACTCCACATATTCTGTCACGCATCTAAAAAAATTCGTTCTTGCATTTTTTTGGGAAAATCGCTTTCTCATGCTATTCACCCATTTCAGTTGCTcgtatataatttaattttctgacAAAGGATCACACAGTATACTCAACATTTCTTTTGCAAATAACTGATGTGTAAGTCCACAATGATCGAgtattttatttcactgtatCTTTTGCATCGTTGTTAAATTTTATCGCCTAATTTAAGGTTTCGCATGATAAATATCACATAACTACAATCAATGGAAACTACACAAATCCAGAAATTTCACTAGGGAGCACTCTAAGTAGAAATATTCAAGGGAAGTTGAACTTTCTCCGTTATAAAAGTAGAGGTATCATTGTTATCAGTACTGAAATTTTCGTCATTGTCAGTGTTACAGAAAAGCCAAGGCAGTTTCGCCTTCAGAACTACCCGATATTTTGGATGGCTGATTCCATAAACGATGGGATTATAGACGGAATTGGCTTTTGCAAAAACTGAGCCCCAGATCGTTGCTAGTGGTGTTAGTTTAGCTCCATCTGAGAAAATCCCATTAAAGGAAATAATGAGGTATGGTGTCCATGCAACGAACCAGAGACCTACGTTAAACATCGCAATCTTAGCCAGTCGAATCTCAGCACGTGTATCTTGTTGGTCAGCGTTGGCTCGCAAGGATGTTGCATTCATTTTCTTAGCCTGTTCTCGAAGACTTCTTTCGTGGTCAGCAACAGCTCTTACAACGAAGAAATAACAGTAGATTGTAATAAACAGAGGCAGAAAATAAACAGCAGTTGCGTAAATGACTATGTGAGACTGTGAATATATATCCATGGTGAGATAATCAAAAGTGCAACTGGTCATGTTACCCTCTGGAACATAACTGGAAAGTAGTTGTTTAAAGATaattatccataatttaacaatagatcattataatattaaaaaaaatcaataggcatgtaatactttttaaaagCAACGTATAATTATGAAACAGATCTGAAGTTTAGAATTATTGTCAACGAAATTATAACAGATTTGGAAGAAAACTGctcttttttgtacttttttagtcATTTCAAAATAGgcagattaaaaataattagacttatgaacattataatggtTGAAGGCTTACGTATAGTCGTATAGTATTATTACACctcaaaaaagaagaaatatacaCACCGATTCCAGTCAAACAACGGCGCTAAAGTCCAGCCTATAGACCATGCCCAAACAAAGATACTCATCAAAGCCGCTTTATTGTGTGTCATTGTAGAAACACTGAAACCTTTACTGATGATGCGGTAGCGATCATAGGTGATCATGACCATAGACCAGATAGAGGCACATCCAAATAAGAAACTGAACATTCCGTAAATctataaacaaaaacacttcagaGTGTTATTTGACTCAAAACAATCTTGTAGCTATTTTACATTATTCGAGTGTTTTGCGCTGCTAAAATTATACctgtgaaatatttcaaataacagcgtattaaaacatttttaggcttaagtataatttgaaaatatgaagACTCGTATTGGTTTTacatatgtaaacatataattgAATCAAAACATCATATTCATGTACgagattaataaatatatgtctaAATAATTAATTAGGGTGTtatgttgctgttttgaattaagcacaaagctacacaatgggctatctgtactctgctcatcacgggtattaaaacccgctttttagcgttgtaaattcgcagacataccactgagccactggggggccagtGTGTTATGAATGCACGCATTTGTTGGCTGAATATTCAAGtatacaacatataaaataagattaataaaCGGGTGagattattattcttaaaatgtttatcGTAATTTGATATTACGATATACTACATTATACAGATATTAATGTCCTCAGAGTTAGCTAATTTAATGTACgcagaaattatatttgaaaaattgtgATCTGacgaaaaaaaacccaaaaattaaCAGTCGCATGatttaaacaaatctttagttcacgaaaattaaaaagtgttttcgTCAAAACTACTTAAATTAGAAGTGTCGACATGACTCAGTTCTTTTTCATTTCTATAATATCTCTATTAATAATGTCAACTCTGTCTAACCTTGACGATCCAGgtgtataaaaattgaaaattatttttaataaacccAAAACATCAACTTTTTCATCTTATCAGTTCCAAATTCAGTGGCTAAGGAtggctttatttttaataagatttaaCAGATGTTATGAGCCCCAAACTGCGATTTGTTTTCtacgtttttattgtaaataaatatttgtttatttacaaacaaacatctttcccATCATCATGAAGTCAGAGAAAGCTAGgttaacaattaatatattagACGCTGTCCGCATCGACTTGGTTGTTAAGAAGATGTAAATGACTACACCATTTCCGCAGATGCAAAGTATTCCCAGAAGAACCATAGCAACACCCAAAATTTGGAACCAGAGAGGGTTTAATGGTGGAAAACGATACCAGTGCGCATGCACCATGTGTAGCATTTCTTTTGGAACCATGTTAACCATACTGGCATTGTAAGAAAAACGCCACCATAAGGGAGAAGAGGATGGGATAATTTCTAACATGTTTGAAGGAAGTTTCTGGAAAAACACATCAAAAATAAgactttaattaaagttataataccACAATTCGAAATCATTCGACGTTTGTAGATTGATAAATGGTTAAATGATTAAATTTTTAATCTATAAAAAATCGGGCAGCGAAACGTATTTGGTTACAAACattatagaatattttgtttctcgaGATTCTCCTctaattacatgttttataaatgtttgtgcTTGATTTGGCTTTCATTTTGGGATTTTAAAAATGATGCAAGCTAAGTAATTGGCTAATGTGACAACGTTTTAGGCTTTGTGTATCTAAAATGTCATAAATAATAGCTGGAGTACACTTCAAAAGATCCAGAAACCCAAACTCCTTCTTACAGTTGACTATTTTTCAGAAGTAAAAGACGTTATCCTTTTTTGCTAACTCTTTCATCATGGCTGATAATGAAACCTAGAAATGTCTTTACATCATACTACGTAAATGTACATGAGTAAGGTATCAGTTTTTATAAGTCATTTCAGGTCATGTTGTTTGGAAAAGGAATAACTGTAAACAAACTTACAATTATACGTTAAGCTGTCAAAGTTTAGCTTCTTTGCAGACACCTTTCACTCGAAGCAGATTTTGTGCCTTCTTTGCTACTTACAGAGGTGCACTCTTTCGTGGTCAATGAAAAAAATTCGATTCatcctttttaaatattactGTGTCGTTCTAAAAACCAATGAAAATAGTCTTATGTATTACGTCACGTATTTCTAAAGAAAGCAAAATTAAacgaaactattttattaatatggCTTTCTGAAGACTTTGGAGGAAGTTATATTTATCTAACAAGATTATAAAACCACGTCAGTTAATTAGTGCAAAGAATTATAATAACGACCAATCAGAAGTTGAATCAAAAAGTTATAAGCCAATCAGTGCTCTAAATattctgaaagagaaaaaaaaaaaagtagattcAGTGAAATATGTGGTGTTCAAAACACATGGCAAATCTTTTTCAAATTTTCGACAGCTGCAGCTATTTGAGTGTGTCTAAACGTACATTGTTAAACACTACCATAACATTTGTTACGATGTTTTTGTACGGTGTACACCGCATGGTTACATATTAAAACGAATCacagaataacatttaaaaaggTTATATTTCTTAATCTAACTCAGGAACATAGCAATTAAAAATCACGTGGCAATCTATATGGTATAATTAATTAATCCAcacatgaaaatatttcagtaagtagtatattttacttactttacttgttatttttgtttttagcgTAAAATTACATAAATGAAGTAAATGAACGCTGTCCACTGCGGGGAATTGAACCTCagagtttagtgttatagatTCAGAAACTTACCATGAAACTACCAGAGGCCTTTTTCAAGTAAATGACCTGAGAAACAATTGTAGAATTAACGATAATCAAATCAATTCGTTACGATCAGATATAACTGAAGTAATTCAAGTAAATGCCAGGTCAATCTGGTAAAACGTAATGTGTTTATATGATTCTTACTTCCAATCAATTCAAAGTTTAAGGCATCTACGTTTATAATTTAATTCGTTACGAGCCTAGAAATTAACAGTTGTTGTTAGTAATCAAAATGATTCTTTTAAACAGTATTGTAATTATAACTACGGGGGGAATTTATCTAGCGACTTAAAAAACCCTCAAAAAacagaaatgaaatgaaaaataaatcgaCTTTGAATGCTTTCAAAAGTACATAGAACAAAATGCTCACACACGCATacatatgcatacatatatatatatgtattaaatacacCTAGAGTTGCAAAAGTATTTCCTAGGACTCATTTTTCACTCTTATAGCACCAGCTAAGTTTAATCTATCTCATAAGTTTTTCGTCACGTAGCtactttaaactaaatattttcagaCCAAACGTAGAAtcttaaaaatctaaatataaaaCCTGGTTCTCCTTTTGTCCGGTTCGCTATCAACAGCATTTTTGTGTTGctgtatggaaaaaaaaaatagcatttatcTTTCTTTATGAATATTCTTTACATAATGTAAATCTAATTTGTATGTAAAACTCGGTATAAAAGATTAACATTTTTTGTGACAACAACCTTCTATAATCAatgatgatttttttattttcgtgaGTATAAAATGTGTAGCCTCAGTGTAGAAAAAATTCTTCTAATGACGATTTCATATCAACCCCTTCAATAGTGCTGTTCTAGAACGTTACGGAATTTAACCCTATTAGAATCTAATAGTAAGAATTAGTCTGACGGtgaatttgttttgaaatcaaaaacaaagttacgccgtggactatctgtgctctgctcaccttgggtatcaaaacccaatttctagtgttgtaagcccgcagatatatctctgtttattttgtattaaagctACAAATTTACTAACCAGATTTACCATACGTTAATCAGACTTTTATAACTAAGCTGGAACAAACAGTTTTTACTGGATCATACACCTAATTTAAGTATTTTGAGTTTCATAAGAACATttaatgtagaaatatatatttatatattgaaaataatagtgATTAAAATATTCTAGGTAAAATCGCCATTAAGTTTAGCAAAGTACATTGAAGATCTAACATTGAACTTCTACTTTCACTGCATAGATGTCTTAGCGGCTTAGATATTCCAGGTATTTTACTTTTTGATACAGAGATATTTCTAATGACATAGAGAAGGATTCGATGTTAAATCGAAACTGATGTCCACggcaaaatcaaaaacaaaagcaGATAATAAAAAAGCGTCtagttttacattatattaattaatgaaaagaTGAATTAACAAACCTATGCTTAAGTTACattcttttttcaaaatttatccAAACATTTCTTCTGGTTTGAAAGAAGCTAATGAATTCTAACACATCTAAAGAACAAGCATTATCCAATTAAAGTGAAAAGATAAAAGATGAGCAAAAGAAACCTTGTGAGGATCTAAGCTTTGGTGCCATATGACACTTTAATTTTCGTCTTTCAGTAGTGACAGTTAAACCGCTAGGTATTCCTTAAGCATTCAAGCGGAAACTGAAATTGATATTAGATAACCTTTATACAGTAGCAGTGACCTATAAGTGTGCCCTTCAGGACTCCAGAAGCCTTTCCAAGTGAAGAGATCATTAGTATGGCAGAGTAAATCTGATTTAAAAAATCTCAGCTTATTTCGCGCCTTATTAGTTTCATGATAACATAAATGGTGGCGCTGAATTCTATAAAAGCTATAAAACTGCGAAAATTTTAAATACCTAAATGTATTAGAAGACCAGGGTTTAGGTAAGTTGTGTAATGCAAGGTTTCGTTAAaaggttttctttcttaatatttgatatataaaCTATTAACAGAGCTAACTAGAAGCTCATAAGAAATTGGAAAAAATAAGTATCACTCTTAAAGTTTTAGTTTGCGACTCTGGCAAAGAAATTAACGGAGTACGGCAAATGCAAGTCTAATCAAGATTtctgagtaaaaaaaaatacaaatgtttttcaagcgtttgtaaaacaagctcaaatctaaaaataaaaatattggttagtggttgttttcttgttggaaatgataatatattattattttttgtattagtattaggcctatcatatatttaacactgtattattttatttagtctcttattgtttttcaagaattaaaaCGTGTATAAAGATATTATTCCCACCACACTGTAGTTGTCATATCTATTGATAGAATTCTTCAATATATAACAAACACAATGATGGTGGGCACACACGCCATAACAACTGTTGGTATATAAGGTGCCTTatgcaatttgagggtcgcatattcgaatactcgtcacactAAACTTACTCTCCCTTTCTGagattataatgtgataatcaatcctactatttgttgttaaaagagtagcccaagagctgcggatggtggtgctgactagctgccttctctctagccttacactgctaaattagggaaggctagcgcagatagccctggcgTAACTTTGCACGAAGtctcaaacaaacaagcaaacacatgGCTTATATAAATTGCGTTCCAACCATTACCATGTTTATGGTATTCCAGCTGACCTGAAGAGCTATAGAGTGAGCAGAACGCGTTGTCGGCAATGGTTATAAGAAATATAGTGTGGCTGGAATACGATTGTTGTTCGCTTtcctaattcttgaaaatccctgATGAACTAGATAAAGAGTGTatgtttaataatgtaacagGTTCAATACTTATATCTTATGACAAGTAAAGAAGTAGGCCTAATATTAATAGCGCACGATTTTGGATAGGAATAATGGCTAGGACAGATTAAGTTGATAATGAGCATATTTAAGTTTAGAAAAGGCGTTCACACCGTAAAAATGATCGAAGATCGCGTGTTGATAAAAGCGTTTGGGGTACTTCCAAATTATAATATCATCCACATGCTTATCTTCGCGTATTTATTGGTACATTTACACGTCCATTATACACTATCTATTGACAGTTTCTTTACGTCTCTTAACCAAAGAGAGGACGCAACGCATGATGACTCGTCAGCTCCTTAGGCTGgaatgaaagaagaaaaataaattttaatattaatgggAATACATTGTtcgaatgaaataaaaaataaagtaaaatcaaacatAGAGAGTATTCAcctcttaaacataaaataaagtaaaatcaaacatAGAGAGTATTAAACATAAACTGAATTTATTTCCAGTGTTTCATTTCAGAGCTGAAGGATCTTGATtgtactgtgtttattttattcagcCATATAGATAGGAGCTCTTGGAATAGCTCAAAgaaatttaaatcagtttttagaaaacattttagtaaaatatttaaagttgagGTCTCGAAGTTAAATGattataaagttttagaaaacttTTAGCACTTAAGTATTGTTAAGGTAATAATCACGTTGTTTTAGTAGTATCACGAAGACAAGCTTTAATTCAATGTTAGTATTTAATTACGTATAATAATGTCAAAGTAATCATATGAAGAGTTGAAAAGTTTTCTTATTTCTTATGTTCGGAGGATTATAAACCAGTCAAAAACAAGAGTGTGAGTGTTAAGATAAggagaaaaagtaaatatataaacaagtgaATTAGAAGTGAAATAGATATAGTTTGGG
Coding sequences within:
- the LOC143225691 gene encoding lateral eye opsin-like isoform X1 is translated as MFSFLFGCASIWSMVMITYDRYRIISKGFSVSTMTHNKAALMSIFVWAWSIGWTLAPLFDWNRYVPEGNMTSCTFDYLTMDIYSQSHIVIYATAVYFLPLFITIYCYFFVVRAVADHERSLREQAKKMNATSLRANADQQDTRAEIRLAKIAMFNVGLWFVAWTPYLIISFNGIFSDGAKLTPLATIWGSVFAKANSVYNPIVYGISHPKYRVVLKAKLPWLFCNTDNDENFSTDNNDTSTFITEKVQLPLNIST
- the LOC143225691 gene encoding lateral eye opsin-like isoform X2; this translates as MFSFLFGCASIWSMVMITYDRYRIISKGFSVSTMTHNKAALMSIFVWAWSIGWTLAPLFDWNRAVADHERSLREQAKKMNATSLRANADQQDTRAEIRLAKIAMFNVGLWFVAWTPYLIISFNGIFSDGAKLTPLATIWGSVFAKANSVYNPIVYGISHPKYRVVLKAKLPWLFCNTDNDENFSTDNNDTSTFITEKVQLPLNIST